A single Anopheles funestus chromosome 2RL, idAnoFuneDA-416_04, whole genome shotgun sequence DNA region contains:
- the LOC125765136 gene encoding proteasome assembly chaperone 1: MSLNFGEIVEPSTRAFWDDYDEEVADEETTLARLEWIWYNDQDESNEEQEMQKTLQEPFQFVIIEGQKVGSFVGKILLNGQCKPICQLSCGTVSVFHLSTEKLLLCVSEELDPNLFGQITQRLSRWLDAAETVSTVSLQPAVLYKGLTEHEQDKVCFIKALNGNRIQGDIGLLEAPNVITGVAAGVASYCKFGGKDVAVYGCYLDSVILDSVSSEPILRLLKALRVPCADRYELKFKTSSNLYL, translated from the exons ATGAGTTTAAATTTTGGAGAAATTGTCGAACCATCTACCCGGGCCTTCTGGGACGATTATGATGAGGAAGTGGCCGACGAGGAAACAACTCTCGCCAG GTTGGAATGGATCTGGTACAACGACCAGGATGAATCGAACGAAGAGCAGGAGATGCAGAAAACACTCCAGGAACCGTTCCAGTTCGTAATCATCGAGGGCCAAAAAGTCGGTAGCTTCGTCGGAAAGATTCTCCTAAATGGACAGTGCAAACCCATTTGTCAGCTATCATGCGGCACGGTTAGCGTGTTTCATCTGAGCACAGAAAAACTGTTGCTGTGCGTATCGGAAGAGTTGGACCCGAATTTGTTCGGACAGATCACACAACGGTTATCTCGCTGGTTGGATGCGGCCGAAACCGTTTCCACTGTTTCGCTACAACCTGCCGTCTTGTACAAGGGACTTACCGAGCACGAGCAGGATAAGGTTTGCTTTATCAAAGCGTTAAACGGAAACCGAATACAAGGCGACATCGGTCTGCTTGAAGCGCCAAACGTAATCACCGGTGTGGCGGCTGGTGTAGCTAGCTACTGTAAGTTCGGTGGCAAAGATGTTGCCGTTTACGGTTGCTATTTGGACTCGGTCATATTGGATTCGGTGTCATCGGAACCGATACTGCGGCTGTTAAAGGCTCTTCGCGTGCCATGTGCAGATCGTTACGAGCTGAAATTCAAAACGAGTTCAAATCTTTACCTATAA
- the LOC125765061 gene encoding pseudouridylate synthase 1 homolog: MFSLYRRAVVSLEFSRVAQFTQQYGRTFCTPIRPQLIDDTVRERFATELAAAVEAKLADKKVEAQKRMESRKTKQEVQQRYNGAVKRRKWEDPPEDPEAVKNFDPASRVKRRKSIILLGYSGVNYFGMQRNPGTKTIEEDLLRAMLKQNWINDESFRQPQQIQFQRAARTDKGVSAAVQVVSIKLPDSLDIEALNSELPEDIRVYAVKRVTKGFNSKTNCDARTYTYTLPTIAFALGEEKMDIHTYRLPADQLKRVNEVLSLYVGTKNFHNFTSRKEFLDPSVKRFIMSFECEPPFVPEGSTAEFATLKIKGQSFMLHQIRKMVGLAIAVVRGLTDSGIIEKAFGQERYGIPTAPGLGLVLSRIHYDKYNKRYGEDGCHETLEFEKEEPMIQEFFKRHIASTIVETELSTNSMIEWLEKLPLHSYEPRDENEPSEWKSRNQKASDDNDDDE, from the exons ATGTTTTCACTATATCGTCGTGCTGTAGTTTCACTAGAATTCTCCCGAGTCGCACAATTCACACAACAATACGGACGAACGTTTTGCACGCCCATCAGACCGCAGCTGATAGACGATACCGTGAGGGAACGATTTGCCACCGAGCTCGCGGCTGCTGTAGAAGCAAAATTAGCAGATAAAAAGGTAGAAGCACAAAAACGAATGGAGTCACGCAAGACCAAACAGGAGGTACAGCAACGGTATAATGGTGCGGTCAAACGGCGTAAGTGGGAAGACCCACCGGAGGATCCGGAAGCGGTAAAAAATTTTGACCCAGCCTCGCGTGTTAAACGGCGCAAAAGCATCATCCTGCTCGGCTACTCGGGTGTGAATTACTTCGGAATGCAACGCAATCCAGGGACCAAAACGATTGAAGAAGACCTGTTGCGTGCTATGCTTAAACAGAACTGGATCAATGACGAAAGTTTCCGTCAGCCGCAGCAAATTCAGTTCCAACGTGCGGCTCGTACCGATAAAGGTGTATCGGCGGCCGTACAGGTGGTGTCGATTAAACTGC CTGACAGTTTGGACATTGAGGCATTGAATTCTGAACTGCCGGAGGACATACGCGTGTACGCTGTGAAGCGCGTAACGAAAGGTTTCAACTCCAAGACCAACTGTGACGCCCGCACCTACACGTACACGTTGCCCACGATAGCGTTTGCGTTGGGCGAAGAAAAGATGGACATTCACACGTACCGCCTTCCAGCCGATCAGCTGAAGCGTGTAAACGAAGTGCTTTCCCTGTACGTTGGCACGAAGAATTTTCACAACTTTACCAGCCGTAAAGAGTTTCTCGATCCATCCGTAAAACGGTTTATTATGTCGTTCGAATGTGAACCACCATTTGTTCCCGAGGGTTCGACGGCCGAGTTCGCCACGTTAAAAATCAAAGGACAAAGCTTCATGTTGCATCAAATACGGAAGATGGTTGGGCTAGCTATAGCCGTCGTCCGTGGCCTTACCGATAGTGGGATCATCGAGAAAGCGTTCGGACAGGAACGGTACGGTATTCCGACAGCTCCCGGGTTGGGATTAGTGCTGAGCAGAATCCATTACGATAAATACAACAAGCGGTACGGTGAGGATGGATGCCATGAAACGTTAGAATTTGAGAAGGAGGAACCCATGATACAGGAGTTCTTCAAGCGGCACATTGCATCGACCATTGTCGAGACGGAGCTGAGCACTAACTCGATGATTGAGTGGCTAGAAAAGCTGCCGCTGCATAGTTACGAGCCACGGGATGAGAACGAGCCGAGCGAGTGGAAATCTAGAAATCAAAAAGCGTCGGACGATAACGACGATGACGAATAA
- the LOC125764959 gene encoding cullin-5: protein MMQKNSTFEDKWPSMRPVVLSLLKQERVTPSEWQELFFAVHLVCLWDDKGPLKIHESLQQDIVAYIKQAQCRVLAQREEQALLKAYIVEWRKFFTQSNYLPLPFAKLESCLQSKGSSSSVSSSGAGASSSSSSSATATGAGTSHNSAACASASTSSSSSSSSSKKPTHAEDSIVRKLMLDSWNQSIFMNIKHRLQESAMKLVHAERNGEAFDSQLVIGVRESYVNLCSNTEDKLEIYRENFEAAYLHATSSFYRLKASEQLQTNGVKSFMEYADAKLREEEARGERYLEPGSITALGQCCVTVLIGDHLPTLLAECAPLIEARETQRLQLMFRLLDRVAGGVDPMLCDLENHIVQAGLADMVAAADIITQDSEKYVERLLKLFRRFSDLVKEAFNDDPRFLTARDKAFKTVVNDITLFKLELPTSNTAMARGIKISTPESKCPELLANYCDMLLRRTPFSKRLTTEEIESRLKDVLLVLKYVSNKDVFMRYHKAHLTRRLILDSSADSEKEEDMVEWLREVGMPADYVNKLARMFQDIKVSEDLNTQFRSQTTRHDAINIKILNAGAWARGSERVSVSLPLELEDYIPEVEEFYKKKHSGRKLQWYHHMSNGTITFANNTGRFDLDVTTFQMAVLFAWNQRPNERVSYENLRLATELPDPELRRTLWSLVAFPKLKRQLLVYEPAISNPKDFSENTLFWVNQEFAIIKNGKPQRRGKVNLVGRLQLSTERSQQEDNQSIVQLRILRTQEAIIKIMKMRKRLSNAALQAELVDILKNMFLPSKKMIKEQLEWLIEHKYMRRDDDDINTFIYMA, encoded by the exons atGATGCAAAAG AATTCAACCTTCGAAGACAAATGGCCAAGTATGCGGCCCGTTGTACTGAGTCTGTTGAAGCAGGAACGGGTCACACCATCAGAATGGCAGGAGCTGTTTTTTGCCGTGCATCTCGTGTGCCTTTGGGACGATAAGGGTCCGCTGAAGATACACGAGAGCCTGCAGCAGGATATTGTGGCATACATTAAACAGGCACAGTGTCGCGTTCTCGCACAGCGTGAGGAGCAAGCCCTGCTGAAAGCATACATCGTGGAGTGGCGTAAATTTTTCACGCAAAGCAATTACCTACCGTTGCCCTTCGCGAAGCTGGAAAGCTGCCTGCAAAGCAAAGGTAGCTCTTCCTCGGTTTCGTCTTCCGGGGCTGGTGCATCCTCTtcctcgtcgtcgtcggcGACCGCAACCGGAGCTGGTACGAGCCACAATTCGGCTGCCTGCGCATCGGCCAGTAcaagtagcagcagtagcagcagctcCTCAAAGAAACCGACCCATGCGGAAGACTCCATCGTGCGCAAACTGATGCTGGACTCGTGGAATCAGAGCATTTTCATGAACATCAAGCACCGGTTACAGGAGTCCGCCATGAAGCTGGTACACGCGGAACGAAACGGCGAAGCGTTCGATTCGCAGCTGGTGATTGGAGTGCGCGAAAGCTACGTCAATCTGTGCTCCAACACGGAGGATAAGCTGGAGATTTACAGGGAGAACTTTGAGGCGGCCTATCTACACGCTACCTCTTCGTTCTACCGGCTAAAGGCAagcgaacagctccaaacgaacgGTGTGAAAAGCTTCATGGAGTATGCGGATGCAAAGCTGCGCGAGGAGGAAGCCCGGGGCGAGCGATACCTCGAACCGGGCAGCATAACGGCCCTCGGTCAGTGCTGCGTTACGGTGCTTATTGGTGACCATCTGCCCACGCTGTTGGCCGAGTGTGCACCACTGATTGAGGCTCGGGAAACGCAACGTTTGCAGCTGATGTTTCGTCTGCTGGATCGTGTGGCCGGCGGGGTAGATCCGATGTTATGCGATCTGGAAAATCACATCGTACAGGCCGGGCTGGCCGATATGGTGGCGGCAGCCGACATCATTACGCAGGATTCGGAAAAGTACGTCGAACGGCTGCTGAAGCTGTTCCGCCGATTCAGCGATCTGGTGAAGGAAGCGTTCAATGACGATCCACGGTTTCTGACGGCCCGCGACAAAGCGTTCAAAACGGTCGTGAATGACATTACACTGTTTAAGCTGGAGCTACCCACCTCGAACACGGCGATGGCCCGTGGAATTAAGATATCTACGCCCGAGTCCAAGTGTCCCGAGCTGCTGGCCAACTACTGTGATATGCTGCTGCGGCGAACACCGTTCAGTAAGCGGCTGACCACCGAAGAGATTGAATCTCGTCTCAAGGACGTACTGTTGGTGCTCAAGTATGTAAGCAATAAGGATGTCTTTATGCGGTACCATAAGGCTCACCTAACGCGCAG GCTCATCCTCGACTCTAGCGCCGATAGCGAAAAGGAGGAGGATATGGTGGAATGGTTAAGGGAAGTCGGTATGCCAGCGGATTACGTGAATAAATTGGCTCGAATGTTCCAAGATATTAAG GTTAGTGAAGATTTGAATACTCAGTTCCGTTCGCAAACGACGCGCCATGATGCGATTAACATCAAGATCCTTAATGCCGGTGCCTGGGCTCGGGGTTCCGAGCGTGTTTCGGTCAGTTTGCCGCTCGAGCTCGAAGACTACATTCCGGAGGTGGAAGAATTCTACAAGAAGAAACATTCGGGCCGCAAACTCCAGTGGTATCATCACATGAGCAACGGTACGATCACGTTCGCCAACAACACGGGCCGGTTCGATCTGGACGTGACCACATTCCAGATGGCGGTACTGTTCGCGTGGAACCAGCGCCCGAACGAGAGGGTTTCGTACGAAAATCTTCGCCTTGCGACCGAACTGCCCGACCCCGAGCTGCGACGAACGCTCTGGTCGTTGGTAGCGTTTCCGAAGCTGAAGCGGCAGCTGCTGGTGTACGAACCGGCCATAAGCAATCCAAAGGATTTCAGCGAAAACACCCTGTTCTGGGTGAATCAGGAGTTTGCAATCATCAAGAACGGTAAGCCGCAGCGTCGCGGAAAGGTCAATCTAGTGGGCCGATTGCAGCTCAGCACGGAACGATCCCAACAGGAGGACAATCAATCTATAGTGCAGCTGCGAATATTGCGCACGCAGGAAGCAATTATCAAGATTATGAAGATGCGCAAACGGTTGAGTAATGCTGCGCTACAG GCCGAACTGGTTGATATACTTAAAAACATGTTCCTGCCATCGAAGAAAATGATTAAGGAGCAGCTGGAATGGTTAATAGAGCATAAATACATGCGGAGAGATGACGATGATATAAATACCTTCATTTACATGGCGTAA
- the LOC125765084 gene encoding MYG1 exonuclease produces MLTVLGRFSARTISSAANISFSRSSRTIINRAGTSHIKRATVNPFKTMTTNVPEPAKRFKDDHPSATSDRVKIGTHDGIFHCDEVLACFMLQQLPRYTSAEIIRTRDTSKLDECDIVVDVGATFDRDRHRYDHHQGTFNETLRTLRPDMDVKWDVRLSSAGLIFTYFGEEVIKQILKDKLGLEQLSAECLRSVYKKVYEGFISEIDAIDNGVPMFEGGEPRYNISTHLSARVASFNSRWDEPTPESGSLERFEKAKAYVGQEFVEKVTYYASSWWPARDIVSKALANRIALHESGEILELEKPCPWKEHLYQLEQEQNIVGTPKYVIYSNKENDWRVICVPVQPSSFVCRKFLAKPWRGTRDSELEQISGIAGINFCHQNGFIGGSKTREGALKMAIASLAATEEA; encoded by the coding sequence ATGTTGACTGTGCTAGGCCGGTTTTCCGCGCGTACAATTTCATCTGCAGCAAACATCTCCTTCAGCCGGTCTTCGCGTACTATCATCAATCGTGCAGGAACTTCACACATAAAACGTGCTACCGTGAATCCTTTTAAAACAATGACGACCAACGTGCCGGAACCAGCAAAACGATTCAAGGACGATCATCCGAGTGCGACATCAGACAGGGTGAAGATTGGTACCCACGATGGCATTTTCCATTGTGACGAAGTCTTGGCTTGTTTCATGCTGCAGCAGCTTCCGCGATACACATCGGCGGAAATTATTCGAACCCGAGACACGAGCAAGCTGGACGAGTGTGATATAGTTGTGGATGTTGGTGCTACATTTGACCGGGACCGGCATCGTTATGATCATCATCAGGGTACGTTCAACGAGACGCTACGGACGCTCCGGCCTGATATGGATGTCAAATGGGACGTACGGCTGAGTTCTGCGGGACTAATATTTACGTACTTTGGCGAGGAAGTGATCAAGCAGATACTGAAGGATAAGTTGGGACTGGAGCAACTAAGCGCCGAATGTTTGCGTTCGGTGTACAAAAAAGTGTACGAAGGATTCATCAGCGAGATCGACGCAATCGACAATGGTGTACCGATGTTTGAGGGCGGAGAGCCACGGTACAACATTTCCACCCATCTTAGCGCACGTGTTGCCTCATTTAATTCTCGCTGGGACGAACCAACCCCCGAGTCTGGTTCATTGGAACGCTTCGAAAAGGCCAAAGCGTACGTAGGGCAGGaatttgtcgaaaaagttacaTACTACGCCAGCAGTTGGTGGCCAGCGCGCGATATCGTGTCGAAAGCGTTGGCTAATCGTATCGCTTTGCACGAGTCGGGTGAAATTTTGGAGCTCGAGAAGCCATGCCCGTGGAAGGAACATCTTTACCAGCTGGAACAGGAACAGAACATTGTTGGGACACCGAAGTACGTTATCTACAGCAATAAGGAAAACGATTGGCGCGTCATATGTGTGCCGGTGCAACCGTCCAGCTTTGTGTGTCGAAAGTTTTTAGCCAAACCGTGGCGTGGAACTCGAGATAGTGAACTGGAGCAAATTTCGGGCATTGCGGGTATTAACTTTTGTCATCAGAACGGATTCATTGGCGGTAGCAAGACTCGCGAAGGGGCGCTGAAAATGGCAATAGCCAGCTTAGCGGCCACGGAGGAGGCTTGA
- the LOC125765146 gene encoding COMM domain-containing protein 2 — protein sequence MARIIRSEQANQLRFLLEQPEEVLIEFCKLAIEYINSGINEKKCTVAAKKLSSTYETVRGALEALVALLIDSTKVAISEREFYAVLQTSLESINEKQSEILWQFITSKRNLVDNVLRASCQDELYFRDLEWRIEGRIASRSLRTQATPVIKMKFHLDTECVSEYREKLHSTPIDATEEQETKKQDHTRREVLAETDPTMLQHMIQVLEQALLEARTRRVRNYVKPVQS from the exons ATGGCCCGAATAATTCGATCAGAGCAAGCGAATCAGCTGCGTTTTTTGCTGGAGCAACCGGAAGAAG tgCTTATCGAGTTTTGCAAGTTAGCCATCGAGTACATAAACTCCGggataaatgaaaagaaatgcacGGTGGCAGCAA AGAAATTATCATCCACGTACGAAACCGTTCGTGGCGCATTGGAAGCCTTAGTTGCGCTACTAATCGATAGCACGAAAGTGGCAATTTCCGAGCGTGAATTTTATGCCGTGCTACAAACTTCGTTGGAAAGTATCAACGAAAAACAGAGCGAAATACTGTGGCAGTTCATAACGAGCAAGCGCAACCTGGTGGACAACGTGCTACGTGCATCCTGCCAGGATGAGCTGTATTTCCGTGATTTGGAGTGGCGCATCGAGGGTCGTATCGCTTCTCGCAGTTTACGAACGCAGGCAACACCAGTCATAAAGATGAAGTTTCACCTCGACACGGAGTGTGTGAGCGAGTATCGCGAAAAACTGCACTCAACGCCAATCGATGCAACGGAAGAGCAGGAGACGAAAAAGCAGGATCACACACGCAGAGAAGTGTTGGCGGAAACTGACCCTACCATGCTGCAACACATGATACAAGTGTTGGAGCAAGCGTTGCTGGAAGCGCGAACTCGCCGCGTGCGAAACTACGTGAAGCCAGTTCAAAGTTAA
- the LOC125765134 gene encoding 28S ribosomal protein S18a, mitochondrial — MALSMWYKYSALNQISTNIVRHFSLSSVNRLKEIKEVKANDTLVIKGEYVPSPRQDTLIPQLIEARQKGERFCPQCTLGLDIKHTDVLILSQYVRTDGCMLPRRVTGLCKRQQRRMGALVTMAQKAGLMPNLNPATSKKDPKLRYQWKKFNKYFDEETIKC; from the exons ATGGCTCTTTCGATGTGGTACAAATACTCGGCTTTGAACcaaatttccaccaacattgtacgacatttttcactttcgtcTGTGAATCGTCTCAAAGAGA TCAAAGAGGTTAAAGCGAACGACACGCTTGTAATCAAAGGAGAATACGTCCCATCGCCCCGGCAAGATACGCTGATCCCACAGCTGATCGAGGCGCGCCAGAAAGGTGAACGGTTTTGTCCTCAATGCACCCTTGGGCTGGACATCAAGCACACCGACGTGCTCATCCTTAGTCAGTACGTGCGAACCGACGGATGCATGTTGCCACGCCGGGTTACAGGATTATGTAAGCGTCAACAACGACGTATGGGTGCGCTGGTAACGATGGCGCAGAAGGCGGGCCTCATGCCAAACCTTAATCCGGCGACAAGCAAAAAGGATCCCAAACTGCGGTATCAGTGGAAGAAGTTCAACAAATATTTCGATGAAGAAACTATTAAATGTTAA